A genomic window from Halorubrum lacusprofundi ATCC 49239 includes:
- a CDS encoding alpha/beta hydrolase, translating into MRADELDPEIAAVVDEIAALGLPEWHELSVDAARRVEDEVFSGDSEPPVAEVRDLAFDGPHGEVPVRVYRPEAALDESTPSARTLVHFHGGGWTLGTLDSIDGPCRELATRADAVVVSVDYRLAPEHPFPVAVDEAATAVSWVARNAATFGGDPDRLGVSGTSAGGTLALAAALHAREFGEFVEPAGQFLLYPIAGHDFETDSYRENADGPLLTCADMRWFFEQYLRSPADAYNPFAVPLRADDLGDLPPATVVTAGFDPLRDDGVALAERFEREGTPVDHRHYPAMAHGFCSLSDRVAAAEAALSAVADDVRERL; encoded by the coding sequence ATGCGCGCGGACGAACTCGACCCCGAGATCGCCGCCGTCGTCGACGAGATCGCGGCGCTCGGGCTCCCGGAGTGGCACGAGCTTTCGGTCGACGCCGCGAGGCGCGTCGAAGACGAGGTGTTCTCCGGCGACTCCGAACCGCCCGTCGCCGAGGTGCGGGACCTCGCATTTGACGGGCCGCACGGCGAGGTGCCAGTGCGGGTGTACCGGCCGGAGGCAGCCCTCGACGAATCGACGCCGTCCGCCCGGACCCTCGTCCACTTCCACGGCGGCGGGTGGACCCTCGGGACGCTCGACTCGATCGACGGTCCGTGTCGCGAGCTCGCGACCCGCGCGGACGCAGTCGTCGTCTCCGTTGACTACCGGCTCGCCCCAGAGCACCCTTTCCCCGTTGCGGTCGACGAGGCGGCCACGGCCGTCTCGTGGGTCGCGCGCAACGCGGCGACGTTCGGCGGCGACCCCGACCGGCTCGGCGTCTCCGGCACCAGTGCGGGCGGGACGCTCGCGCTCGCGGCGGCGCTGCACGCCCGCGAGTTCGGCGAGTTCGTAGAGCCAGCCGGCCAGTTCCTGCTGTACCCGATCGCGGGCCACGACTTCGAGACCGATTCCTACCGCGAGAACGCCGACGGTCCCCTTCTCACCTGCGCGGACATGCGGTGGTTCTTCGAGCAGTACCTCCGGAGTCCGGCCGACGCGTACAACCCCTTCGCAGTGCCGCTTCGCGCCGACGATTTGGGTGACCTCCCGCCCGCGACGGTCGTCACCGCCGGCTTCGATCCGCTCCGAGACGACGGCGTCGCCCTCGCGGAGCGGTTCGAGCGCGAGGGGACCCCGGTAGATCACCGTCACTACCCCGCGATGGCGCACGGGTTCTGTAGTCTCTCCGACCGCGTCGCCGCCGCGGAGGCGGCGCTGTCGGCGGTCGCCGACGACGTGCGGGAACGGCTCTGA
- a CDS encoding DEAD/DEAH box helicase family protein, which translates to MDVRLTYEDGTIRVVAGDATGNGANDADGDALESLPPLPGVESDPRSGTGRAPAYRYAAIRRALEVAGVSVEDHVLDASDRAGAAAGLDTGLSTDYDLREYQREALDAWRDAGDRGVLELPTGAGKTVIAIRAMVELGVPTLVVVPTVDLLNQWQRELEAEFDVPIGRFGGGEQRQEAITVSTYDSAYLKAEDIGDAFEFVVFDEVHHLGGEGYRDVARLLAAPARLGLTATFERPDDAHETVAELIGDRVYALDVDDLAGDHLASYDIRRIEVELTPDERERYDAKQGTFVEYVRDAGITFTSGSDYQELVKRSGNDPAAREALLAKQDAREIMMNARRKIDRLESILDRHRDDRVIVFTAHTDLVYRLSERFLLPAITAETGAKERREILERFREGTYGRVVAANVLDEGVDVPDANVAVVLSGSGSEREFTQRLGRVLRPKDDGGRAILYEVVSTETAEERVASRRR; encoded by the coding sequence ATGGACGTCCGGCTGACCTACGAGGACGGGACGATCCGGGTCGTCGCTGGCGACGCCACTGGCAACGGTGCGAACGATGCCGACGGCGACGCTCTGGAGTCGCTCCCGCCGCTCCCCGGCGTCGAGAGCGACCCGCGATCGGGGACCGGGCGCGCCCCGGCCTACCGCTACGCCGCGATCCGACGAGCCTTGGAGGTCGCCGGCGTGAGCGTCGAGGATCACGTGCTGGACGCGAGCGACCGCGCGGGAGCGGCAGCCGGGCTCGACACCGGCCTTTCGACCGACTACGATCTCCGGGAGTACCAGCGTGAGGCGCTCGACGCGTGGCGCGACGCCGGCGACCGCGGCGTGCTCGAACTCCCGACCGGGGCCGGCAAGACCGTGATCGCAATACGCGCGATGGTCGAGCTAGGCGTGCCGACCCTCGTCGTAGTGCCCACGGTCGATCTCCTCAATCAGTGGCAGCGGGAGCTAGAAGCGGAGTTCGACGTACCAATCGGGCGGTTCGGCGGCGGCGAACAGCGCCAAGAGGCGATCACGGTGTCGACGTACGACTCTGCGTACCTGAAAGCCGAGGATATCGGCGACGCCTTCGAGTTCGTCGTCTTCGACGAGGTCCACCACCTCGGCGGCGAGGGGTATCGTGACGTGGCGCGGCTGCTCGCGGCGCCCGCCCGGCTCGGGCTCACCGCCACCTTCGAGCGCCCCGACGACGCGCACGAGACCGTCGCAGAGCTGATCGGCGACCGCGTGTACGCGCTCGACGTGGACGACCTCGCGGGCGACCACCTCGCCTCCTACGACATCCGACGGATCGAGGTGGAGCTGACGCCCGACGAGCGCGAGCGCTACGACGCGAAGCAGGGCACCTTCGTCGAGTACGTCCGGGACGCGGGGATCACGTTCACGAGCGGGAGCGACTATCAGGAACTCGTCAAGCGCTCCGGCAACGACCCGGCCGCGAGGGAGGCGCTCCTCGCGAAACAGGACGCCCGCGAGATCATGATGAACGCGCGCCGGAAGATCGACCGCTTGGAGTCGATCCTCGACCGCCACCGCGACGACCGCGTGATCGTGTTCACCGCCCACACCGACCTCGTCTACCGGCTTTCCGAGCGATTCCTGCTGCCCGCGATCACCGCCGAGACGGGCGCGAAGGAGCGCCGCGAGATTCTGGAGCGCTTCCGCGAGGGGACCTACGGTCGGGTCGTCGCCGCCAACGTCCTCGACGAGGGCGTCGACGTGCCCGACGCGAACGTCGCGGTCGTGCTCTCCGGCTCGGGGAGTGAACGAGAGTTCACCCAGCGGCTCGGGCGGGTGCTCCGTCCCAAAGACGACGGTGGGCGGGCGATCCTCTACGAGGTCGTCAGCACGGAGACCGCGGAGGAGCGGGTGGCGAGCCGGCGGCGGTGA
- the udk gene encoding uridine kinase: MTIPSFVIGIAGGSGAGKTTVSRLVTRDLGDSVTRIPLDNYYEDLSHLDFEERQSVNYDHPSAFEWELLREHLEALLEGQSVQMPQYDFEIHNRKEERILVEPTDVIVLEGILALYDEEINAMMDLRLFVETDADVRILRRIRRDVIDRGRDLEGVIDQYLSTVKPMHEQFIEPSKKHADVIIPEGANSVAVNLLEEKLRAEVEGDAVRSWERGSLEEELGEKRSLDMDDD, translated from the coding sequence ATGACCATTCCCTCGTTCGTGATCGGGATCGCGGGGGGAAGTGGCGCGGGGAAGACGACCGTCTCCCGGCTCGTCACCCGCGACCTCGGCGACAGCGTCACCCGCATCCCGCTCGACAACTACTACGAGGACCTCTCGCACCTCGACTTCGAAGAGCGCCAATCGGTCAACTACGACCACCCCTCGGCGTTCGAGTGGGAACTGCTCAGAGAGCACCTCGAAGCCCTGCTCGAAGGCCAGTCGGTGCAGATGCCGCAGTACGACTTCGAGATCCACAACCGGAAGGAGGAGCGTATCCTGGTCGAGCCGACCGACGTCATCGTGCTCGAAGGAATCCTAGCGCTGTACGACGAGGAAATAAACGCCATGATGGACCTCCGACTGTTCGTCGAGACCGACGCCGACGTCCGAATTTTACGCCGGATCCGCCGAGACGTGATCGACCGCGGCCGCGACTTGGAGGGCGTCATCGACCAGTACCTCTCGACGGTGAAGCCGATGCACGAGCAGTTCATCGAACCCTCGAAGAAACACGCCGACGTGATCATCCCGGAGGGCGCCAACAGCGTCGCGGTGAACCTCTTAGAGGAGAAGCTCCGTGCCGAGGTCGAGGGCGACGCCGTCCGGAGCTGGGAGCGCGGCAGTTTGGAGGAGGAACTCGGCGAGAAGCGCTCGCTCGACATGGACGACGACTGA
- a CDS encoding cyclic nucleotide-binding/CBS domain-containing protein, with the protein MRTDTTARDVMHREFLGVSESDPLRDAAALLVDEGTNCLVVLRGGEPVGRLSWRDALGALLDAGAGDEHDLTVESVMGPPLPTVTPDDALAVVEERLIAEGVDRVVAVEDGEALGVVTASDVLAVGAPRTGNGAHDPLSDEGATGDPRRGDAAMMGSDGGVDPAVEASSTDTSGSRTQGVCESCGALVPDLVTANGQAVCPECREV; encoded by the coding sequence ATGCGAACAGACACCACGGCTCGTGACGTGATGCATCGCGAGTTCCTCGGCGTGAGCGAGTCGGACCCGTTACGCGACGCGGCAGCACTTCTGGTCGACGAGGGAACGAACTGCCTCGTCGTCCTCCGGGGTGGCGAACCAGTCGGTCGATTGAGCTGGCGTGACGCCCTCGGTGCGCTCCTTGACGCGGGGGCCGGCGACGAACACGACCTCACAGTCGAGTCGGTCATGGGTCCACCGCTCCCGACGGTGACGCCCGACGACGCGCTGGCCGTGGTCGAGGAGCGGCTCATCGCGGAAGGGGTCGACCGCGTCGTCGCCGTCGAAGACGGCGAGGCGCTTGGCGTCGTCACCGCGAGCGACGTGCTCGCAGTGGGGGCGCCCCGGACCGGAAACGGCGCCCACGACCCCCTCAGCGACGAGGGAGCGACCGGAGATCCCCGGCGCGGAGACGCAGCGATGATGGGATCGGACGGCGGCGTCGACCCTGCCGTGGAGGCGTCCTCAACCGACACGTCCGGCTCGCGGACTCAGGGCGTCTGCGAGAGCTGCGGAGCGCTCGTGCCCGACCTCGTGACCGCGAACGGGCAGGCGGTTTGTCCGGAGTGCCGCGAAGTGTGA
- a CDS encoding GNAT family N-acetyltransferase, protein MADSDRVHVTPATVDDVDPVTDLWIALAEGQRAHGSTLLAEENRGSVREWVARSVVTAELLVARDGADDLIGFVGFALDRGGYERDRTRGVVSNLFVVPERRDEGVGADLLDAAERALREAGAEAVALEALAANDRAREFYAEQGYEPHRVELTKSPTAGGQEGAGKNSGDGDDDDRGT, encoded by the coding sequence ATGGCCGACAGCGACCGCGTGCACGTCACGCCCGCCACCGTCGACGATGTCGACCCAGTCACCGACCTGTGGATCGCGCTCGCCGAGGGGCAGCGGGCGCACGGGTCGACGCTGCTCGCTGAGGAGAACCGCGGATCGGTCCGCGAGTGGGTCGCGCGTTCGGTGGTCACCGCCGAACTACTCGTCGCGCGCGACGGCGCCGATGACCTGATCGGGTTCGTCGGGTTCGCACTCGATCGCGGCGGCTACGAGCGCGACCGGACCCGTGGAGTCGTGAGCAATCTGTTCGTCGTCCCCGAGCGTCGCGACGAGGGAGTCGGCGCCGACCTGCTGGACGCAGCCGAGCGAGCCCTCCGCGAGGCGGGTGCCGAAGCCGTCGCACTGGAGGCACTCGCGGCTAACGATCGCGCCCGCGAGTTCTACGCGGAACAGGGGTACGAGCCACACCGGGTGGAGCTGACGAAGTCGCCGACGGCGGGTGGCCAGGAAGGTGCCGGAAAGAACAGTGGAGACGGCGACGACGACGATCGGGGCACCTGA
- the gfo6 gene encoding D-xylose 1-dehydrogenase Gfo6: METAFADYLDDFTRRDWEHLDPKAVTDPVRVAIVGLGWFAREWALPGIARSAFTEATVVTDVDADAVEAVAAEHDVTGVTPAEFRAGAVVDEYDAVYVATPNATHLEYVAAAAEQGKAVLCEKPLEATLDRSRRLVAACRDAGVPLMAGYRMQTDPAVRRLRDLLEAGVAGDVIHVHATMSQTMLGELGSDHDQWRLDSELSGGCALMDLGVYPLNTIRFVLGADPVRVSGRTRTNHEAFADVDEHATYRLEFPGGVDALCSVSQNAQHASRLEVTGTDARLILDPAFYEREDRGFAVVRDGTRVDVDFDQVHQIEEEFAYFGHQLLAEEPFHPNGTHALADVRTLAAIYESAETGRPIALTDDAE; the protein is encoded by the coding sequence ATGGAGACCGCTTTCGCGGACTACCTCGACGACTTCACGCGCCGGGACTGGGAGCATCTCGATCCGAAAGCCGTGACGGACCCCGTTCGGGTCGCCATCGTGGGGCTCGGGTGGTTCGCCCGCGAATGGGCGCTCCCGGGGATCGCACGCTCGGCGTTCACCGAGGCCACCGTCGTCACCGACGTTGATGCCGACGCGGTCGAAGCGGTCGCCGCCGAACACGACGTGACCGGCGTGACGCCGGCGGAATTCCGCGCGGGCGCCGTCGTCGATGAGTACGACGCGGTGTACGTTGCGACGCCGAACGCGACCCACTTGGAGTACGTGGCGGCCGCCGCCGAGCAGGGGAAGGCGGTCTTATGCGAGAAGCCTTTGGAGGCGACGCTGGACCGCTCCCGGCGACTCGTCGCGGCGTGTCGAGACGCCGGAGTGCCACTGATGGCCGGATACCGCATGCAGACCGATCCGGCGGTTAGACGCCTTCGAGACCTGCTTGAGGCGGGCGTCGCCGGCGACGTGATCCACGTCCACGCGACGATGTCACAGACGATGCTCGGTGAGCTCGGGAGCGACCACGACCAGTGGCGCCTCGACTCGGAGCTGTCCGGCGGCTGTGCGCTCATGGATCTGGGCGTGTACCCGCTCAACACGATTCGGTTCGTGCTCGGCGCCGACCCCGTGCGCGTGTCGGGACGGACCCGCACGAACCACGAGGCGTTCGCCGATGTCGACGAACACGCCACGTACCGGCTGGAGTTCCCCGGTGGCGTCGACGCGCTGTGTTCGGTGAGCCAGAACGCCCAGCACGCGAGCCGGCTCGAAGTCACCGGAACGGACGCCAGACTGATCCTCGATCCGGCGTTCTACGAGCGGGAGGACCGAGGGTTCGCGGTCGTCCGCGACGGAACCCGCGTCGACGTCGACTTCGACCAAGTTCACCAGATCGAAGAGGAATTCGCGTACTTCGGCCACCAGCTGCTGGCGGAGGAGCCGTTCCATCCGAACGGGACACACGCGCTGGCGGACGTGCGGACGCTCGCCGCCATCTACGAATCCGCCGAGACCGGCCGACCGATCGCCCTCACCGACGACGCGGAGTGA
- a CDS encoding aldo/keto reductase translates to MTIPTQTLPSGDTLPALGLGTYALDDDQIADSVRAALSSGYTHIDTAEGYHNEEAIGEVLAEYDRDDVFLTSKVLAKNLGYESLIQSCEASLERLETDYLDLYLIHWPNPAISLRESLQAMAELHDRGLVRNVGVSNFSAYQLSCANHISEVPIAVNQIEFHPWFQRPNLVDYCHESDTVIEAAAPLARTEVFDDEVVAELAESYDKSPAQVILRWALDRDVVALPRSSTPEHVRANADLDWELDAADRQRLDERDRDRPVYDTPARDWTDPVYGIEQ, encoded by the coding sequence GTGACCATTCCAACACAGACGCTCCCGAGCGGTGACACCCTACCGGCGCTCGGACTGGGCACGTACGCGCTCGACGACGACCAAATCGCCGACAGCGTCCGTGCGGCGCTTTCGTCCGGGTACACACACATCGATACTGCCGAGGGATACCACAACGAGGAGGCCATCGGCGAGGTGCTCGCCGAGTACGACCGCGACGACGTGTTCCTCACCTCGAAAGTGCTCGCGAAGAACCTCGGCTACGAGTCGCTGATCCAGTCTTGTGAAGCGTCCCTCGAACGGCTCGAGACCGACTATCTCGATCTGTACCTCATCCACTGGCCCAACCCCGCGATCTCGCTGCGAGAGTCGCTCCAGGCGATGGCGGAACTCCACGACCGCGGACTGGTTCGCAACGTTGGCGTCTCGAACTTCAGCGCCTATCAACTGAGCTGTGCCAATCACATCTCCGAGGTCCCGATCGCAGTCAATCAGATCGAGTTCCATCCGTGGTTCCAGCGCCCGAACCTCGTCGACTACTGTCACGAGTCCGACACCGTGATCGAGGCGGCGGCGCCGCTCGCGCGAACAGAAGTGTTCGACGACGAGGTCGTTGCCGAACTCGCCGAGAGCTACGACAAAAGCCCCGCTCAGGTCATTCTCCGATGGGCGCTCGACCGCGACGTGGTCGCGCTGCCGCGCTCGTCGACGCCGGAACACGTTCGAGCCAACGCCGACCTCGACTGGGAGCTCGACGCAGCCGACCGCCAGCGGCTCGATGAGCGCGACCGCGACCGGCCGGTGTACGACACTCCGGCCCGTGACTGGACGGATCCGGTGTACGGCATCGAGCAGTGA
- a CDS encoding CinA family protein, with protein sequence MDESGSGKGTESEEGTGSADEIAGTDESEPIEKTLGDLLTERGETLATAESLTGGLVGSRVTEVPGASAYFDRGFVTYAYDAKRELLGVSRESLDAEGAVSAAVAEQMAAGARDHADTTWAVATTGIAGPDGGTAEKPVGLVYVGVAYAAPWGTEASFVRTERVVLNGDRGAVKRKAVDTALDALVRTIREVDAEE encoded by the coding sequence ATGGACGAGAGCGGGAGCGGGAAGGGGACCGAGAGTGAGGAGGGAACCGGAAGCGCCGACGAGATCGCCGGGACCGACGAGTCGGAGCCGATCGAGAAGACGCTCGGCGACCTGCTGACCGAACGCGGGGAGACCCTCGCGACCGCGGAGTCGCTGACAGGGGGACTCGTCGGGTCGCGTGTGACCGAAGTGCCGGGCGCGAGCGCCTACTTCGACCGCGGGTTCGTGACCTACGCGTACGACGCCAAACGCGAACTGCTCGGAGTGTCTCGCGAGTCGCTCGACGCCGAGGGCGCCGTGAGCGCGGCGGTCGCCGAGCAGATGGCGGCGGGTGCGCGCGACCACGCCGACACGACGTGGGCTGTCGCCACGACCGGAATCGCCGGGCCGGACGGCGGCACCGCGGAGAAGCCGGTCGGACTCGTGTACGTCGGGGTGGCTTACGCCGCGCCGTGGGGGACCGAGGCGTCGTTCGTTCGCACGGAGCGGGTCGTCCTCAACGGCGACCGCGGCGCCGTGAAACGGAAGGCGGTCGACACAGCGCTGGACGCGCTCGTCCGGACGATCCGCGAGGTCGACGCCGAGGAGTGA
- a CDS encoding class I SAM-dependent methyltransferase has translation MTDWDDRFVSGEYPRAPEPSAVLRSYEPAIPDGRALDVAAGTGRNAVYLAEAGYAVDALDASREGLAIVRERAAERDVADRVETIQADASTYGFPDETYELITMSFFHTLDRFADLIESLTPGGYLFVEGHLRSADATPSGPSDDRYRFAANELLRAGLGLTVLYYDETTEERPGDHRRATARLLARRSSGGRQTYPPRPDEGDERDEAGAERTDG, from the coding sequence ATGACCGACTGGGACGACCGCTTCGTGTCCGGGGAGTACCCGCGTGCGCCGGAGCCATCCGCCGTCCTGCGCTCGTACGAGCCCGCGATCCCCGACGGCCGCGCGCTCGACGTGGCCGCCGGTACCGGCCGCAACGCCGTCTACCTCGCGGAGGCTGGCTACGCGGTTGACGCCCTCGACGCCTCCCGCGAGGGGCTCGCCATCGTCCGCGAACGCGCCGCCGAGCGCGATGTCGCTGATCGGGTCGAAACGATTCAGGCCGACGCCTCGACGTACGGCTTCCCGGATGAGACGTACGAGCTGATCACGATGAGCTTTTTCCACACGCTCGACCGGTTCGCCGACCTGATCGAGTCGCTCACTCCCGGTGGGTACCTGTTTGTCGAAGGACACCTGCGGTCGGCCGACGCGACTCCGTCCGGTCCGAGCGACGACCGCTACCGGTTCGCCGCCAACGAACTCCTGCGCGCCGGGCTCGGGCTGACCGTGCTGTACTATGACGAGACGACGGAGGAGCGCCCGGGCGACCACCGACGCGCGACCGCCCGCCTGCTCGCGCGACGGTCGAGCGGCGGGCGACAGACGTACCCACCGAGACCGGACGAGGGTGACGAGAGAGACGAGGCGGGCGCGGAGCGAACGGATGGCTGA